The Candidatus Bathyarchaeota archaeon genome contains a region encoding:
- the hisC gene encoding histidinol-phosphate transaminase has translation MLKLDANENYFVDPNFLKNLLLEALKEVDLRLYNPGVTVELKEALARYLGIPAGCIGVGGGSEHLIDSLIQHFLESGDEAVSIVPSFFMYEKRVRLKGAKLVSVPLKEDLSIDVDEVLRSCSNKTKLIFICSPNNPTGNQFSWESIEALADNCSAIIVVDEAYIEFGDGSICPKAVEKENILVVRTFSKAFGSAGLRFGYFAACEDLASALSEVIPYTVSTLVGCFVIKLLGKFEVVRNWIDEIKRERKRLIEKLRSINGIKVLDSKANFVTFRPNRDADRIYNGLLGKGIAIKNLGALPVIGHCLRVTVGLPEMNYIFLKYLREILVG, from the coding sequence ATGCTAAAATTGGATGCCAACGAAAACTATTTTGTGGATCCAAACTTTCTAAAGAATTTACTCCTAGAAGCATTAAAGGAAGTCGATTTAAGGCTTTATAATCCCGGTGTAACTGTTGAGTTAAAGGAGGCTTTAGCTAGGTACCTCGGCATACCTGCTGGATGCATTGGAGTTGGCGGTGGAAGCGAACATTTAATTGACTCTCTTATTCAGCATTTCTTGGAAAGTGGTGATGAAGCTGTTTCTATTGTGCCAAGCTTCTTCATGTACGAAAAGCGCGTTCGATTGAAAGGAGCTAAGTTAGTCAGCGTCCCTCTAAAGGAAGATTTGTCTATTGATGTTGATGAAGTTCTTAGAAGTTGCTCCAACAAAACCAAGCTTATTTTCATTTGTTCTCCCAATAATCCCACCGGAAATCAATTTAGCTGGGAGAGTATCGAGGCTTTAGCTGACAACTGTTCGGCAATTATAGTAGTAGATGAAGCCTACATTGAGTTTGGAGATGGCTCTATCTGCCCGAAGGCAGTTGAAAAGGAGAACATTCTTGTGGTAAGAACTTTCTCTAAGGCTTTCGGTTCAGCCGGATTGCGTTTTGGTTATTTTGCTGCATGTGAGGATCTAGCTTCAGCACTTTCTGAAGTTATTCCCTATACCGTAAGTACGCTCGTGGGCTGTTTTGTTATTAAGTTGTTAGGTAAATTCGAGGTTGTAAGAAACTGGATAGATGAGATTAAAAGGGAGCGTAAAAGGCTAATAGAAAAGCTGCGTTCTATCAACGGAATCAAAGTTTTGGATTCTAAGGCAAATTTTGTTACCTTCAGACCTAATAGAGATGCCGACAGAATTTACAACGGACTTCTAGGCAAGGGGATAGCTATTAAGAATCTTGGCGCTTTGCCGGTTATTGGACATTGTTTGAGGGTAACGGTTGGCCTTCCGGAGATGAATTATATTTTTCTGAAGTATTTGCGTGAGATTTTAGTCGGCTAG
- a CDS encoding ATP-grasp domain-containing protein has product MIKGGVLVAEGENPVAIPIIRSLAGKGVNVTAMAGTMRPFARLSKYCSNLILVPSMTREKEYAATVEKIVKKIKFDALFPIFEWSLIPISKNRDRIGRYVRIPIASHEAILRCYDKLSTLKLAMEKDVPVPKTYLVHNFSELRKVAEEITYPAVVKPRWSMVWQGDKAYYRRGGFVNSPEELIATYISIHRYFPFPMIQEYVPGINFSVAALYNNGRPRAFCCIKVYRAWPPTGGNSCYRESVELDNGMRAFSERLLGALDWHGIAEVEFRLDARDNVPKLMEINPRFWGSLCVAIKAGVDFPYMLYRIAVDGDINGVFSYKIGVKGRYLEQELLYIISMLFQGKTFNPSVKGGRLKALMNWLRFYEHGLFYDLFEWDDPAPFLYNFFSCPFGLMRLFRGKNYAWGEPGVRH; this is encoded by the coding sequence TTGATCAAGGGTGGAGTTTTAGTTGCTGAGGGGGAAAATCCGGTTGCAATTCCTATTATAAGATCTCTGGCTGGAAAAGGCGTTAACGTAACCGCCATGGCAGGTACAATGCGCCCTTTCGCTCGGCTCTCAAAGTATTGCAGTAATCTAATTTTGGTTCCTTCGATGACCCGTGAAAAGGAATATGCTGCTACCGTGGAGAAAATTGTTAAGAAGATTAAGTTTGATGCGCTTTTTCCAATTTTTGAGTGGTCTTTAATCCCCATTTCCAAGAATAGGGACAGGATAGGCCGTTATGTCAGGATTCCAATAGCGAGTCACGAAGCCATTCTTAGATGCTATGATAAACTTTCAACTTTGAAACTGGCTATGGAAAAAGATGTTCCAGTTCCTAAAACCTACCTTGTGCATAATTTTTCGGAGCTTAGGAAAGTTGCAGAGGAGATAACTTATCCTGCCGTGGTTAAACCTCGTTGGTCCATGGTTTGGCAGGGTGATAAGGCATATTATAGAAGGGGTGGTTTTGTTAACTCTCCGGAAGAGCTTATTGCCACATACATCAGTATACATCGTTATTTCCCTTTTCCAATGATCCAAGAGTATGTCCCTGGAATCAACTTTTCAGTAGCCGCCCTATACAATAACGGTAGGCCCAGAGCTTTCTGTTGCATAAAGGTTTATAGGGCTTGGCCTCCGACTGGTGGTAACAGCTGTTATCGGGAAAGCGTTGAGTTGGATAATGGAATGAGGGCTTTTTCTGAGCGATTGCTTGGAGCTTTAGATTGGCATGGAATTGCTGAGGTTGAGTTTAGACTAGATGCGAGGGATAATGTTCCCAAACTGATGGAGATTAACCCCCGCTTTTGGGGCTCTTTGTGTGTAGCCATTAAGGCCGGAGTTGATTTTCCTTATATGCTTTATCGCATTGCTGTAGACGGCGATATAAACGGAGTATTCAGTTATAAAATTGGCGTTAAAGGAAGGTACTTAGAACAAGAGCTCTTGTATATTATTAGCATGTTATTTCAAGGTAAAACTTTTAATCCTAGCGTTAAAGGTGGAAGGCTGAAGGCTTTGATGAATTGGCTCAGGTTTTATGAACATGGACTTTTTTACGACTTGTTTGAATGGGATGATCCCGCTCCTTTCCTTTACAATTTTTTTTCTTGTCCTTTTGGGCTGATGAGACTCTTTCGGGGTAAAAACTATGCTTGGGGCGAGCCGGGCGTTCGTCATTAA
- a CDS encoding class I SAM-dependent methyltransferase: MAYILQLSNGREVCVDVGCGTGFVTAFELPFYRMVVATDISRRMLEAAKKRLGSFGSLNLVLCDAEFLPFKDGVADLVSVSSVLHHLPKPSSCLREVSRVLKKGGFVYITREPSFQRFRRFFDFFDGFVVRKFLRFMSILRLHREDLSVSLEPRLEGLDYGKVDVHYSRGFHFGTLSNFLSSEGFDVASAYSYHWIYPDSNRGWLQTLLTKSNFLIEKLPLANRFGRYVCVIATKESL, from the coding sequence TTGGCATATATTCTTCAGCTGTCGAATGGTAGGGAGGTATGCGTTGATGTCGGCTGCGGAACGGGATTTGTTACAGCTTTTGAATTGCCTTTTTACAGGATGGTTGTAGCAACGGATATTTCCAGGCGTATGCTCGAAGCCGCCAAGAAAAGATTGGGAAGTTTTGGTTCTTTAAACCTTGTTTTGTGCGATGCTGAGTTCCTGCCCTTTAAAGACGGTGTTGCTGATTTAGTTTCGGTTTCCTCCGTTTTGCATCATTTGCCTAAGCCCTCTAGTTGTTTGAGGGAGGTTTCGCGGGTTTTGAAGAAGGGTGGTTTTGTCTATATTACTCGTGAGCCTAGTTTTCAGCGTTTTAGGCGTTTTTTCGACTTTTTCGATGGATTTGTTGTGCGGAAGTTTTTGAGGTTTATGAGCATTTTGCGGTTGCATCGAGAAGATTTGTCGGTGAGCTTAGAGCCTCGTTTGGAAGGCTTGGATTATGGCAAGGTTGACGTTCATTATTCGAGAGGTTTTCACTTCGGTACTCTGTCCAATTTTCTTTCAAGCGAAGGTTTTGATGTTGCGTCTGCCTATTCATATCATTGGATTTATCCAGACTCTAATAGAGGCTGGCTTCAAACCCTTTTAACTAAGAGTAATTTTTTGATTGAAAAACTTCCGCTTGCCAATAGATTTGGGAGATATGTTTGCGTTATCGCAACCAAGGAGAGTCTTTAG
- a CDS encoding methyltransferase domain-containing protein, whose translation MQTGYDKIFQKFESSDVWKELCSQVFGEYLGQYSFTDTKQIDFLVDKLNITSKSRVLDLACGLGGLSCYLARISGCQIVGLDISSVAVKFANQRAMLEGLKGRAVFRVGILPELPFPSEYFDAIVSIDSIYGIPDKGQLFRECFRVLKPGGRIGFYTLYKRGDFSLIAALNSRALYWFPLKSYNALLWQTGFRRILKIDMTAEFVQLARIWIRAISLKKRLLEKELGKDVTNGLLKGDILVALKLAEAGLIGRAFFYGEKPVTGLW comes from the coding sequence GTGCAGACAGGTTACGATAAAATTTTTCAAAAATTTGAGAGTTCAGATGTTTGGAAAGAGCTTTGTTCTCAAGTTTTCGGGGAATATTTGGGACAATACAGCTTTACTGACACAAAGCAGATTGATTTTCTTGTAGACAAGCTTAATATTACATCAAAAAGCCGAGTTTTAGATTTAGCTTGTGGACTTGGCGGCTTAAGCTGTTATCTTGCTAGAATCTCTGGATGCCAGATCGTAGGTTTAGATATTTCTTCAGTGGCCGTTAAATTTGCAAATCAGCGTGCAATGCTTGAGGGTCTTAAGGGTCGTGCAGTTTTTAGGGTTGGAATACTGCCTGAACTACCTTTTCCAAGTGAATATTTTGATGCCATAGTGAGTATTGATAGCATTTATGGTATTCCTGATAAAGGCCAGTTATTTAGAGAATGCTTTAGAGTTTTAAAGCCGGGTGGGCGTATTGGTTTTTACACACTTTATAAGCGTGGAGATTTCTCATTAATTGCCGCTCTTAATTCCCGTGCACTTTATTGGTTTCCCTTGAAATCTTACAATGCTCTACTTTGGCAGACTGGTTTTAGAAGAATATTAAAGATTGATATGACTGCTGAATTTGTACAGCTTGCAAGGATATGGATTAGGGCGATAAGTCTTAAGAAGCGTTTGCTTGAGAAAGAGTTGGGCAAAGATGTAACGAATGGATTATTAAAAGGAGATATCTTGGTGGCTTTGAAGTTAGCCGAAGCGGGACTTATTGGGAGAGCTTTCTTTTATGGGGAAAAACCAGTAACGGGTTTGTGGTGA